CAAGTCCAAACACCAGTAGCTGTTAAGGTCCTCAACCTCGAGCAAACGGGTGCCATTAAGAGCTTCATGGCTGAATGCAATTCCCTGGGGAATATAAGGCATCGAAATCTTGTTAAGCTCTTAACATGTTGCTCCAGCTTAGATTACAAAACAAATGCATTCAAGGCATTAATTTTTGAATATATGGGGAATGGAAGCCTAGAAAAGTGGCTGCATCCATGTGCAGAAGGTGAAAATCAGAAAAGAAGCTTGAACCTTCTTCAAAGACTCAATATCGCCATTGATGTAGCATCAGCATTGCATTATCTACATGACCTCTGTGGAAAGCCTATCATTCATTGTGACATGAAACCCATAAATGTTCTAATTGATTAAGACATGGTTGCTCATGTAATTGATATTGTACTAGCAAAAATCTTCTCATTCAACATCAATTTATCTATGAGTCAAATCAGCACAACTAGAATCAATGTAACCGTTGGTTATGTTGCTCCAGGTAATTAACTATATAAGCatcttcctcaatttttcttctttttcttctaattctgcttcttcttcttcccttaatagtcttttcttttttccttttatcATATAAACAAAAATTGATATGTTTTTCAGGACCACCGTTCTATATCCATCTCCAAGCCACATTCAGTTCCATATAAATTCCCTGAGGAGTTATATGCTCAATAAAATTTAACTTTCACCTATACCTGCTCTAATCAAGACCTGTTTTCCAAGTTTGTTAATTTATTGTTAGTCGACAAATGATGAACTTATTATCGCCATATTAATTTGATTACTATTACATACATGAAGAATATGGAATGAGTGGTATAGCATAGAAATAAGCAGATGTTTATAGATATGGAATTCTTGTACTAGATATTTTATAAGAAAGAATACAAAATGATGAAATGTTAAAAGAGGAATAAATCTCCATAATTTTGTAAAGGCAGCATTGCCAAAAAGACTTTTACAAATTGTGGATCCAACCCTTCTCCATAAAGAAATAGCAAATGAAGAATGTGATGATGATGCCACAATGGAAGCAGAAGAAACCAATCACCATGAGAACTTGAGCCATGTTACAACAAATTTGAGACAATGCCTATTTTCAATGCTTGAAATTGGAGTTGCATGTTCAATGGAATCACCAATGGAACGAATGAATATGGCTGATGTCATGAACAAGTTGCATTTGATAAAGAAAACTTTTCTGAATATTCAGATGGAGGGTGATTGAGAGGTAATTCTAaagaaaactttttttttttttttcttgacgcAACATAATAGATATCTAACGGGCTCAAAATAACATGGGACTAAAATCCATTTTGACTTGCATAAAAATTATGCAAATAACTTAACGTTATCAAAAGGGAAGGGGGTTAGTGGGGGCAGGGGGCCgtggctcccatatatgtatattccttaaaaaaattattttattttaattattgaccCCTCTgataatttttatcattttattatattatgaataatatgaaatatttaatttttttttaatttcatcatatatttaataaattttataatattgaatttttcaatttttattaatttaattataatttattataatattttttgaatAGATAAGATTAATTCCTTCAAAATATAAAGATAACaagcataattaattatttttaaattaattttacatttaaCAATATCTCAgagttaaaaattttatttagtagAGCTActtatttaattcataaattttaagtatatttaaataattatatttaaatcaatatatatatatataattaatttttaacaattaaaatttcaaataattgcaaataattaattttaaaaaaataaattttaataatcaagacattttataattattttaataaataattaaaatgatgaTTGTAAATTGAGAATATTATTATTTATGCTACCTTAtagaatttaaacataaaatacttTTATGTATAtatcaaattttcatttaaattatttaaaaaatcatataatctttttcagaaaataaattatatagttaCTTGAAGTCTTTTCACGTATATTAGTTCAAAATATAAAATtgccccattttattttttttaattaattttaacgaAAATATACTGAAaatcatttaaaatattttatatattatatattttaaaatatttttataaagttAATCAATTGACCACACTTAATAGCATGTAGCTCTGCCCTTATATTAGTCCTCTCAAAAAAACATTTTTTAGCTTCGCCACTGAACGTTATAGTATTGTTTCATCCTCCCTTGAAAATTCTTTTCGATTAATGGTAACATGACCAACTTGTTTTTTTACTTGACTTGAACCACAGGTGCTTATCGTTTCAAGAGAAAGTCATATTGAATCCATTTCTTCTGGTtgtgatatatgtaaatgtatctTTCTTAACAATTCTCCGTTGTGCTAATAATTGATGCTATACTGAAACAAATTGTGATACAATTTGAGTACTATTAAATTCTAGTTGTGATCTATGCAAATATATCTTTCTTAACCTTTCTTCGTTGTCATCTTGTTTTTGTATTTTTTTGTAACaacccacaaaaaaaaaaaaaaaaaaaaaagaggttgaTTTGAGTTTGGCTTGTGACAGTGGATTTCTACCGTCACTaccaacatttaaaaaaaaaaaaaaaggttgaagATCGGGAGGAGGAACACCCCCCccattttctcttctctcctctccttccctctcttcttcttcttctttctttctccggtgaccggccggcgacctcccaagcagctccccacccggccggcgaccctccggcgacggccagacaccagaaacggcggcaagagagggagaagagagagaaaacgagcgcacagtgggcagcggctttccgacGCGATTccagcttcatccgacgtccgatcgaggcgattcaggtggcgttggaaaagcttgttccgagagctttcttttgataccaattttgcagcaaatgaaggtcggatgagtgagatatggaggatagAAGTttcaggtttttcaagctttttccggatctcgacgatccgaccgttggatcgacgatccgagaccacctatggaccgaggaagaggagaggaacatggtggtataatcagatccggcaaatgtcgcggCGACGGTGGGCCGCCACCGTGATGGTTCCGTGATCTCGGTGGGCTATGGAGattattcaacttccagaggcttcaatttttagaattttgagATCTGAGATAAACTTGGGTAagactatttttattatttctcatgCATagggcataaatacagtgtttcttaaacaagaaaaattggaaaaaaaattctaagaaaaatatatgatgaaagtaaaattatttggagatattctatggtgtttgttgaaattttgagtgattgtagaatatttttgaaaaaaatatagatggattttagttagatttttagcatatgggcatataagattatttgaaattaagataattaaattttatataattggttgaagcttgaggatggaggtttaaatatgtgaatatttaattaggttgaattaagaatatgttagatgttggaaacttatggaatcgagtaaaattcttgaataaaatattcatgggtgattggaaaattacaattcattttgcaatagccttataatattattaaggaccgcagggcaaaattttagaatttttagagcatgtttgtgtggatttttacaaaatgtcaattatagggactaaaacgtaatttttaaggttgtgagtattgcttggtttggagggcccaggaggggccatataatgatgatgagatataagttgaatttagaagtgttatttgagcctttttacaggttgggtaggtcccaggtataggggaaactctgccggatttccggcatgaattaggttgtctattgcctctttagagttttatcttaacttagtactaataaatttataatttaattattaggtgatcgaggtcagctatttttctgcatccagcagccacaatagtcatcggtgcactgtgagtaaaatattaattttaattgtaatttcgatattattatatgttcaagcatgcccatgcatcacttatatgcatatatctatgtagataaatcctaggcacgatttatgttgcattcataactgtgaaagtgccatgtatgttcatgtggtaatttggagcagtgtgtgtgcgttggcatgcgtgtgatgtggtgtggactatggataggacgggtagtcacggcttgagatcttcgctgggacctgatccttcgggggtagtcacggcttgagttcttcccaggacccgatttggtttattaagcgaaagtcggcttgagttcttgtacagagttggatttaagagagtgtatagggatcggctcccatatattatgattgatattcttgggtgtgtgagtgctccaaattacctttttctttgttatgatgtgaaaatat
This is a stretch of genomic DNA from Hevea brasiliensis isolate MT/VB/25A 57/8 chromosome 12, ASM3005281v1, whole genome shotgun sequence. It encodes these proteins:
- the LOC110665297 gene encoding LOW QUALITY PROTEIN: probable LRR receptor-like serine/threonine-protein kinase At3g47570 (The sequence of the model RefSeq protein was modified relative to this genomic sequence to represent the inferred CDS: inserted 1 base in 1 codon; substituted 4 bases at 4 genomic stop codons); amino-acid sequence: MKFSKRSFYTFVCLQVFLFFSINLGCLQAGASGRETDKLALLKFKQGITSDPHGIFNSWNDSLHFCHWTGITCGRSHQRVTSLVLEGQNLFGSVSPYIGNLSFLRLINLQNNSLRGEIPQQLGKLFRLQKFFVNNNSLNGTIPLNLTRCFQLNTIYLQWNNLAGKIPEELGSLPKLENSLVFTANQLSGSLPDNIFFTLPNLQAFLVGGNYLSGPIPNSLSNASQLQLVDMGKNKFVGQVPRKSRTKPSVAPLEMNHLLKVSYKDLYQGTDGFSCSNLIGSGGFSSVYKGFLPQVQTPVAVKVLNLEQTGAIKSFMAECNSLGNIRHRNLVKLLTCCSSLDYKTNAFKALIFEYMGNGSLEKWLHPCAEGENQKRSLNLLQRLNIAIDVASALHYLHDLCGKPIIHCDMKPINVLIDXDMVAHVIDIVLAKIFSFNINLSMSQISTTRINVTVGYVAPEYGMSGIAXKXADVYRYGILVLDILXERIQNDEMLKXGINLHNFVKAALPKRLLQIVDPTLLHKEIANEECDDDATMEAEETNHHENLSHVTTNLRQCLFSMLEIGVACSMESPMERMNMADVMNKLHLIKKTFLNIQMEGD